From Anaerohalosphaera lusitana, one genomic window encodes:
- a CDS encoding GspE/PulE family protein — MAFQSIMTAPVAAASEISGLLAAVPAEFRPARLIFLVCWVYLCMYSVQRIEFGNLVSKKHKPVANAFALLIGPFILFTIHVVEITKGIQDGRIQLADVLTLNIFKKSAVPRKPQKMIELLDSSGRSFAEIYGTDSQGVDRETLDHTEQIILEGLEQHASDILIDPKTSGIDTVRYRVDGFLRLAEEIEHTRCSAIVNSIKAIAGMDIAERRRPQDGTFIAQTSDGRAQFRVASAGVLGGEKLSIRVLDQSVGMLRLDDLHMTKKHHQIVSNSVKQPSGMILVCGPTGSGKTTSLYAMLSTIDFDSHNVITVEDPVEHVLPNASQIEVNRKADITFANTLRSILRQDPDVIVVGEIRDAETAAMALQASQTGHLVLATIHSSSNAATLVRLMDLGIKPLLIGSALSLVISQRLVRRLCDNCKKPANLPPDKVKQFQQKGIDARNIMKPVGCKRCGNTGFSGRMAIMDVMTIDENVRSQIVNSTLDLGAFKKKGDTRGKNILRQQGLRLVVSGQTTMDEVKRVTSRIG; from the coding sequence TGGCTTTTCAGTCGATCATGACCGCCCCCGTTGCAGCCGCAAGCGAGATTTCGGGACTCCTTGCTGCCGTACCGGCTGAATTCAGGCCGGCCAGACTCATCTTTCTGGTCTGTTGGGTATACCTGTGCATGTATTCTGTTCAGCGGATCGAATTCGGCAATCTGGTCTCAAAGAAACACAAGCCAGTCGCCAACGCATTCGCGCTGTTGATCGGCCCGTTCATCCTTTTCACGATTCACGTAGTCGAGATCACCAAAGGCATCCAGGATGGCAGGATCCAGCTCGCCGACGTCCTCACGTTGAACATATTCAAAAAGTCCGCTGTCCCCCGCAAACCCCAGAAGATGATCGAACTGCTGGACTCGAGCGGCCGCAGTTTCGCCGAAATATACGGAACCGACAGCCAGGGCGTTGACCGCGAGACCCTCGATCATACCGAACAGATCATTCTCGAAGGCCTTGAGCAGCATGCATCAGATATCCTCATCGACCCGAAAACCTCCGGAATAGACACCGTACGGTACCGAGTTGACGGTTTTCTTCGGCTCGCAGAAGAGATCGAACACACCAGGTGTTCAGCCATAGTCAACAGCATCAAAGCCATCGCGGGCATGGACATCGCAGAACGCAGACGACCCCAGGACGGCACATTCATCGCCCAGACATCCGACGGCCGGGCACAGTTCCGAGTCGCAAGCGCCGGCGTGCTCGGCGGCGAGAAGCTATCCATCCGCGTACTCGACCAGTCAGTCGGTATGCTCCGCCTTGATGATCTGCATATGACGAAAAAGCACCACCAGATCGTATCCAATTCAGTAAAACAGCCCAGCGGCATGATCCTCGTCTGCGGCCCGACCGGCTCAGGCAAGACAACCTCGCTATACGCTATGCTCAGCACCATCGACTTTGACAGCCACAATGTCATCACAGTCGAGGACCCGGTCGAGCACGTCCTGCCAAACGCCAGCCAGATCGAGGTCAATCGCAAAGCCGACATCACATTCGCAAACACTCTCCGGAGTATTCTCCGGCAGGATCCCGACGTAATTGTCGTCGGCGAGATACGTGACGCCGAAACCGCCGCCATGGCCCTGCAGGCATCTCAGACGGGCCATCTCGTGCTTGCGACGATACATTCCAGCTCCAACGCCGCCACCCTCGTCCGCCTGATGGACCTGGGCATAAAACCACTGCTGATTGGTTCCGCATTGAGCCTGGTTATCTCACAGCGGCTTGTTCGCCGCCTATGTGATAACTGCAAAAAGCCCGCTAACCTTCCTCCGGACAAGGTTAAACAGTTCCAGCAAAAAGGCATAGACGCAAGAAACATCATGAAGCCGGTCGGCTGTAAACGCTGCGGCAACACCGGCTTCAGCGGTCGAATGGCCATCATGGATGTCATGACAATAGATGAGAACGTAAGGTCCCAGATCGTCAACAGTACTCTTGACCTGGGCGCATTTAAGAAGAAGGGCGATACCAGGGGCAAAAACATACTCCGTCAGCAGGGTTTAAGGCTCGTGGTCAGCGGGCAGACCACGATGGATGAAGTGAAACGCGTAACCTCAAGGATCGGGTGA
- a CDS encoding CvpA family protein gives MIFWLLLITALATAYLCLKNMNFYSMWQISFNLAVSIYLAIISAPLIVNLLRDQEKALPYNLAACMLLIAILSFVVLHIISTAVLGWRIEVTLPAFFETLGVGALGFISGYLIISFLLFTFCIMPITRKPCMDFLNGTKGPKAAFLYPVQATCSFVGQISLQPKENSVLQLAMELVDPGSKFYTPSQQEDSQRPEQEGEWGDKPESKETPISAQ, from the coding sequence ATGATATTCTGGCTGCTGCTAATAACCGCACTTGCGACCGCATATCTCTGTCTTAAAAACATGAATTTTTATTCCATGTGGCAGATATCCTTCAATCTGGCTGTATCCATATATCTGGCGATAATTTCGGCACCACTGATAGTCAATCTGCTTCGCGACCAGGAAAAGGCACTTCCATACAATCTGGCCGCATGCATGCTTCTGATCGCAATTCTCTCTTTTGTCGTTCTACACATAATCTCTACAGCCGTACTGGGCTGGCGCATTGAGGTGACTCTGCCCGCGTTTTTCGAAACTCTGGGAGTGGGTGCTCTTGGGTTCATTTCGGGCTATCTGATTATCAGCTTCCTGCTGTTTACGTTCTGCATTATGCCCATCACGAGAAAGCCCTGCATGGATTTCCTCAACGGGACTAAGGGCCCCAAAGCGGCCTTTTTGTATCCGGTGCAGGCAACCTGCAGCTTTGTTGGACAGATATCTCTTCAGCCCAAGGAAAACTCTGTTTTGCAGTTGGCAATGGAGCTGGTGGACCCTGGAAGTAAGTTTTACACGCCTTCTCAGCAGGAAGATTCACAGCGACCCGAGCAAGAGGGCGAATGGGGCGACAAGCCGGAATCCAAAGAAACACCTATTTCTGCTCAGTAA
- a CDS encoding sigma-70 family RNA polymerase sigma factor — MSKADRFVRLLATHHGRIYAYIFTLVPNWSDADDLMQEVTAIMLRKFDDFEPGTNFVAWATSIARYEVLRLKRDKKRSSALSLDAVGQISAEMELQNNDTELRLDALKNCLSKLNEKDRRLILLKYQSDQTTRNVASTLGISIYAVYRAVDRIHSVLLRCVRRTVRQVGGVANG, encoded by the coding sequence ATGAGCAAAGCAGATAGATTCGTCCGCCTTTTGGCCACTCACCATGGGCGCATCTACGCTTACATTTTCACTCTCGTTCCAAATTGGTCGGACGCGGACGATCTGATGCAGGAAGTGACAGCGATCATGCTGCGAAAATTTGATGATTTTGAGCCTGGAACCAACTTTGTTGCCTGGGCCACCAGCATAGCACGTTACGAGGTGCTAAGGCTAAAACGTGATAAAAAGAGAAGTTCGGCCCTGTCACTTGATGCTGTGGGTCAGATATCGGCTGAAATGGAACTGCAGAATAACGATACGGAGCTTCGATTGGACGCTCTGAAAAATTGTCTCAGCAAACTTAACGAAAAAGACCGAAGACTTATACTCTTGAAATACCAGAGCGATCAGACAACACGAAACGTAGCATCCACACTCGGCATCTCGATCTACGCTGTCTATCGTGCAGTAGATCGGATACACAGCGTGCTTCTTCGCTGTGTTCGAAGAACCGTCAGACAAGTCGGGGGGGTCGCAAATGGATAG
- a CDS encoding FecR domain-containing protein — MDSPFREKQFDRLVTQLIEGNISPERLACLNELLEKSAEARNRYIEITTLAVGLRKQSELHDARTNCNSCGIGMSNEVWTALAANEMLAEAVDVPRQQPDDGYVSLRPTSPVEVSRKRVISKFALATAALSSAAMFVIAMLLIFTPARPPVVATLVENAGAEWSSQFEASPGADIRMGKMHLQQGFAKLAFFDGTKLIVQAPAEFDVEGEDQIYLHSGRVFARMDGPNVGFTVRTPGATVVDYGTEFGVSVDSQGRTEAHVFKGRVDLRSGSDARVYESSIRLSAGQASAANQNGTLSEDAWQCNHSGFVQSLPPEGAFGWPGQRLDLADIIGGGNGFGTGQQERVIHPKTGEVADQFVYSSRKADGKFSPVASLKYVDGVFVPNASEPPQQISSAGHTFAACPDTTGKFYRNIANGFGQQGSETLSKNRKLLNGVSYGSMEKPAISMHANLGVTFDLDSIRADNPGMRIDSFSAICGVAGSNPPKKHKAGFFVLVDGQVRFQIHASHSELTGRPCSISIRDNDRYLTLVTTDGGDSPLGDWCMFAMPALELEYFERQQQN; from the coding sequence ATGGATAGCCCTTTCAGGGAAAAACAATTTGACCGTCTCGTCACCCAGTTGATCGAGGGCAATATCAGCCCAGAAAGACTTGCCTGCCTCAATGAGCTGCTCGAAAAATCTGCGGAGGCTCGCAACCGGTACATCGAGATCACCACGCTTGCCGTCGGTCTTCGCAAGCAGAGTGAACTCCATGATGCCAGGACAAACTGCAACTCCTGCGGAATTGGAATGAGCAACGAGGTGTGGACCGCTCTCGCTGCCAATGAAATGCTAGCTGAAGCTGTTGATGTCCCCAGGCAGCAACCTGATGACGGGTATGTGTCGTTGCGGCCCACAAGCCCTGTCGAAGTATCGCGGAAGAGAGTCATATCGAAATTTGCACTGGCAACCGCTGCACTCAGCAGTGCGGCAATGTTCGTTATCGCGATGCTCCTTATCTTTACCCCCGCTCGACCGCCGGTAGTCGCAACCCTTGTCGAAAACGCAGGAGCAGAGTGGTCCAGCCAGTTCGAAGCCAGTCCCGGTGCAGACATCCGCATGGGAAAAATGCATTTACAGCAGGGTTTTGCTAAGCTGGCATTTTTCGACGGGACCAAACTCATAGTCCAGGCCCCGGCCGAGTTCGACGTAGAGGGAGAGGATCAGATTTACCTGCACAGCGGACGGGTCTTTGCCCGAATGGATGGCCCCAATGTAGGCTTTACCGTGCGCACTCCCGGCGCAACAGTAGTAGACTACGGCACCGAATTCGGTGTCAGTGTCGATTCCCAGGGCAGGACAGAGGCACATGTTTTCAAGGGACGCGTAGACCTTCGCTCAGGATCTGATGCTCGGGTGTATGAATCCTCCATAAGACTCTCGGCGGGGCAGGCTTCCGCAGCTAACCAGAATGGAACGCTTTCAGAGGATGCCTGGCAATGCAATCACTCCGGATTCGTTCAAAGTCTTCCGCCTGAAGGTGCTTTCGGCTGGCCCGGTCAGAGGCTTGACCTGGCGGATATCATAGGCGGTGGAAATGGCTTTGGAACTGGCCAGCAGGAACGCGTCATTCACCCCAAGACAGGCGAGGTTGCCGACCAGTTCGTATACAGCTCTCGCAAAGCGGACGGCAAGTTCAGTCCCGTTGCATCATTGAAATACGTTGACGGTGTATTCGTCCCGAACGCGTCAGAGCCCCCACAGCAGATCAGCTCTGCCGGCCACACCTTCGCCGCCTGCCCTGACACTACGGGGAAGTTTTATCGAAACATTGCGAACGGATTTGGCCAGCAAGGCAGCGAAACGCTCAGCAAAAACAGAAAGCTGCTTAACGGCGTCAGCTACGGCAGCATGGAGAAACCTGCAATCTCTATGCACGCCAATCTCGGTGTAACCTTTGATCTGGACAGCATAAGAGCTGACAATCCAGGCATGCGGATTGACTCATTTAGTGCTATTTGCGGAGTCGCAGGCAGCAACCCGCCAAAAAAACACAAAGCGGGTTTCTTTGTCCTCGTCGACGGGCAGGTAAGATTTCAAATTCACGCAAGCCATTCGGAGCTTACAGGACGGCCATGTTCGATTTCCATTCGTGACAATGACAGATACCTGACTCTTGTCACAACCGATGGAGGCGACAGTCCGCTCGGTGACTGGTGCATGTTCGCAATGCCCGCTCTGGAACTGGAATATTTCGAACGGCAGCAGCAGAACTAG
- a CDS encoding arylsulfatase, with protein MDRRSFIKLSGVSAAAFCMQGCAATSMSKLSKARGSKPNIVYIMADDLGYSELGCYGQEKIKTPNIDRIAKQGVKFTQHYSGSPVCAPTRSTLLEGKHTGHSFVRSNYELGGWERGNREGQLPLPADTVTLPKLLKKAGYTTGAMGKWGLGGPDTSGEPHKQGFDYFYGYLCQRQAHNYYPTHLWKDSAAGLEKVELDNEYFSAHQRFPKDKNPNDPENYEQYSGNDYAPDLMTEEALKFVKRNKDNPFFLYLPYTIPHVALQVPEDSLEQYEGMEDDPYLGDQAYLPNRTPHATYAAMITRMDDYVGKVMDLLEKLGLEENTLIMFSSDNGTTFNGGCDADFFDSVEPLRGLKCSVYEGGIRVPLVAKWPGRIPAGTTTDHISAIWDVLPTCTAAAGAPTPDDISGISMLPTMLSKDEKQKKHEYLYWEYNRQIAVRMGKWKAVRRRTDKTVDTPIKLYNLEKDIDESDNVADKHPEVVAKIKKIMKEAHTPSEYFPFPGEPRKKWTE; from the coding sequence ATGGATAGACGGAGCTTTATCAAACTCTCAGGCGTAAGTGCAGCGGCCTTTTGTATGCAGGGCTGTGCCGCTACCAGCATGTCCAAACTCTCCAAGGCCAGAGGCAGCAAACCAAATATCGTTTACATAATGGCTGATGACCTGGGCTATTCTGAGCTGGGCTGTTATGGACAGGAAAAGATCAAAACCCCTAACATAGACAGGATTGCAAAGCAGGGCGTTAAATTTACTCAGCATTATTCCGGCAGCCCGGTATGTGCTCCCACACGAAGTACCCTTCTCGAAGGTAAGCACACTGGACACAGCTTTGTTCGCAGCAACTATGAGCTGGGCGGCTGGGAACGCGGCAACCGAGAAGGCCAGCTCCCATTGCCCGCCGATACCGTCACTCTACCCAAGCTCCTCAAAAAGGCCGGCTACACGACTGGTGCGATGGGCAAGTGGGGACTGGGCGGCCCGGACACCTCCGGCGAACCGCACAAGCAGGGTTTCGACTACTTCTACGGCTATCTCTGCCAGCGTCAGGCCCACAACTATTACCCCACGCATCTCTGGAAAGACTCTGCGGCAGGACTTGAAAAGGTCGAGCTGGACAACGAATATTTCTCCGCTCATCAGCGGTTCCCCAAAGACAAGAATCCCAACGATCCTGAGAATTACGAGCAGTATTCCGGAAATGACTATGCACCGGATCTCATGACCGAAGAGGCACTAAAGTTCGTCAAACGTAACAAGGACAATCCCTTCTTCCTTTATCTGCCCTACACCATTCCACACGTTGCGCTGCAGGTCCCGGAGGATTCACTCGAACAATACGAAGGCATGGAAGACGACCCATACCTTGGTGACCAGGCCTATCTGCCCAACAGGACCCCTCACGCTACCTATGCAGCGATGATAACCCGCATGGACGATTATGTCGGCAAGGTCATGGACCTCCTCGAGAAATTGGGTCTCGAAGAAAATACCCTGATCATGTTCTCCAGCGATAATGGCACCACATTTAACGGCGGCTGCGATGCGGACTTCTTCGACAGCGTAGAACCACTCCGCGGCCTCAAGTGCTCCGTCTACGAAGGCGGCATACGCGTCCCGCTGGTTGCAAAATGGCCGGGCCGAATACCAGCAGGCACCACCACCGATCATATTTCCGCGATATGGGATGTCCTTCCGACCTGTACCGCTGCTGCGGGTGCACCAACCCCGGACGACATCAGCGGTATATCGATGCTGCCCACCATGCTTAGTAAAGACGAAAAACAGAAAAAGCATGAATACCTTTATTGGGAATACAACAGGCAGATCGCCGTCCGCATGGGCAAATGGAAGGCTGTGCGTCGCCGAACCGACAAGACAGTCGATACACCCATCAAGCTTTACAACCTCGAAAAAGATATCGATGAATCCGACAACGTCGCCGACAAGCATCCCGAAGTGGTCGCAAAGATCAAGAAGATAATGAAAGAGGCCCACACGCCTTCTGAGTACTTCCCCTTCCCGGGCGAACCTCGTAAAAAGTGGACCGAGTAG
- a CDS encoding sulfatase-like hydrolase/transferase: MNRRDFLKNCAAAASIAAAGPMAKLAQAKPATVKKPNVVIIYGDDVGYGDVGAYGAEKIPTPNIDKLAEQGLMFTDGHCTAATCTPSRFSLLTGIQAFRYGARVLPPNAPLIIPTDIMTMPKVFKQAGYKTGVVGKWHLGLGKKGEETNWNEEVKPGPLEIGFDYSFLLPYTNDRVPCVYLDGHKVVNLDPDDPISIGRKKKYEQSTEYPDGKKNREAMTYYESSHGHNNSVINGIGRIGYMYGGKSALWDDEGMADVFVDKMKDFVAENKDEPFFLYFSSQDIHVPRTPHPRFQGKSELGYRGDAMVQFDWSTGQIMKTLEEHGLTENTIVIFSSDNGPVYDDGYKDGTTVRTSTKPVDRGHRAAGPFRGGKYQIYEGGTRVPFIVRWPGKVKPGVSEALVNQVDLLASFAKLLNVELQTNQAQDSIDTLDAFLGKDKTGAPNIIEEARPLALRQGKWKYVRRNKNPELYDVENDIAEANNIAEKHPDRVKQMEARLAELIEKGRRKATT, translated from the coding sequence ATGAATAGACGTGACTTTCTAAAAAATTGTGCGGCAGCAGCTTCCATCGCAGCAGCAGGCCCTATGGCAAAACTGGCACAAGCCAAACCTGCAACCGTGAAGAAGCCTAACGTAGTTATCATCTACGGCGATGACGTTGGCTACGGTGATGTCGGGGCATACGGTGCAGAAAAGATACCCACACCCAACATTGACAAGCTCGCCGAACAGGGCCTGATGTTTACCGACGGCCACTGTACTGCCGCAACCTGCACGCCTTCGCGTTTTTCGCTCCTGACCGGAATACAGGCGTTCAGATATGGTGCCCGTGTCCTGCCGCCGAACGCTCCACTGATCATCCCCACGGACATCATGACCATGCCCAAGGTGTTCAAACAGGCAGGCTACAAGACAGGCGTGGTTGGCAAATGGCACCTCGGCCTCGGTAAGAAGGGCGAAGAGACCAACTGGAACGAGGAAGTGAAGCCCGGCCCGCTCGAAATCGGCTTCGACTATTCCTTCCTTCTGCCCTACACCAACGACCGCGTTCCCTGCGTCTACCTCGACGGCCACAAGGTCGTAAACCTTGACCCGGATGACCCCATCTCGATCGGCAGAAAGAAAAAATATGAACAAAGCACCGAGTATCCCGATGGTAAGAAAAACCGCGAAGCGATGACCTACTATGAAAGCTCTCATGGCCACAACAACAGCGTGATCAATGGTATCGGCAGGATCGGCTACATGTACGGCGGCAAGTCCGCACTCTGGGATGATGAAGGGATGGCCGACGTATTCGTTGACAAAATGAAAGATTTTGTTGCTGAGAACAAGGACGAACCTTTCTTCCTGTACTTTTCATCGCAGGACATCCACGTGCCGCGCACCCCGCACCCGCGTTTCCAGGGCAAGTCTGAGCTCGGCTACCGTGGTGATGCAATGGTCCAGTTCGACTGGAGCACGGGTCAGATCATGAAAACGTTAGAAGAGCACGGCCTGACTGAAAATACTATTGTGATCTTCTCCAGCGACAACGGACCCGTTTACGACGACGGCTACAAGGACGGCACCACCGTTCGAACCTCTACAAAGCCCGTAGATCGCGGTCACCGAGCAGCCGGACCGTTCCGCGGGGGTAAGTATCAGATATACGAAGGCGGCACACGCGTACCGTTCATTGTTCGCTGGCCCGGCAAGGTCAAACCCGGCGTGTCGGAGGCTCTCGTCAATCAGGTCGACCTTCTCGCTTCATTCGCAAAGCTGCTTAACGTTGAGCTTCAGACCAACCAGGCTCAGGATAGTATCGATACACTTGACGCCTTCCTGGGCAAAGACAAAACTGGAGCACCCAACATTATCGAAGAGGCTCGTCCGCTTGCTCTGCGTCAGGGCAAATGGAAATATGTCAGAAGAAACAAAAATCCCGAGCTCTACGATGTTGAGAACGATATCGCCGAGGCTAATAATATTGCCGAAAAGCATCCTGATCGCGTCAAACAGATGGAAGCCAGGCTCGCCGAGCTGATCGAAAAGGGACGGCGCAAGGCCACCACTTGA
- a CDS encoding arylsulfatase, producing MNRREFLKNAAFAASVAAAPGLTKSASAKPAKKPNVIYILADDLGYRELGCYGQEKIRTPYIDKLAEQGMKFTNHYCGQAVCAPSRCALMTGKHMGHAYVRNNRPVGGGYQLPLPEGTTTIGTLFQKHGYKTGAMGKWGLGGPDSVGRPNNQGFDHFFGNIGQVQAHWYYPPYMYRNTTKIEYPENKKHTGNKYSHDLMEKEALDFIKDNKDNPFFLYLPFIIPHVSLQVPDDEILQSYLDKGWEEKPYKGGHYTGSDTPKAVYAAMITRMDRSVGRVMSLLSELGLEDDTLIMFSSDNGTTYCCGVDYEFFNSVGDFRGLKGSLYEGGIRVPMIAKWPGRIKPGTTTDHISAFWDVLPTMCDVLNADKPADTDGISFMPILLGKPEHQKPHEYLYWEFPSYGFQQAVRMGDWKGYRRNLKKDPDPKLQLYNLKTDPSEQNDVADQHPEVVKNIETIMKEAHTPSEKFPLLHEEFQKKA from the coding sequence ATGAATAGACGTGAATTCCTTAAAAACGCAGCATTCGCCGCATCCGTTGCAGCCGCGCCGGGGCTGACGAAATCGGCCTCCGCAAAACCTGCCAAAAAGCCGAACGTAATTTACATACTTGCAGATGATCTCGGTTATCGTGAACTCGGCTGTTACGGCCAGGAAAAAATAAGAACACCCTACATCGACAAGCTTGCCGAGCAGGGCATGAAATTCACCAACCACTACTGCGGCCAGGCCGTCTGCGCCCCCTCACGCTGTGCCCTTATGACAGGCAAGCACATGGGCCACGCATACGTCCGCAACAACCGGCCAGTCGGTGGAGGCTACCAGCTTCCGCTTCCCGAAGGTACCACCACCATCGGTACGCTCTTCCAGAAGCACGGCTATAAAACCGGCGCGATGGGCAAGTGGGGCCTCGGTGGTCCGGACAGCGTCGGCAGACCGAACAACCAGGGTTTCGATCACTTCTTCGGCAACATCGGCCAGGTCCAGGCCCATTGGTACTACCCGCCTTACATGTACCGCAACACCACAAAGATCGAATACCCCGAGAACAAAAAGCATACCGGCAACAAGTACTCCCACGATCTGATGGAAAAAGAGGCCCTCGACTTCATCAAGGACAACAAGGACAATCCTTTCTTCCTCTACCTGCCATTTATCATTCCTCATGTATCACTGCAGGTGCCCGACGACGAAATACTGCAGAGTTATCTTGACAAGGGCTGGGAAGAGAAACCCTACAAGGGCGGCCATTACACCGGCAGTGACACGCCAAAGGCAGTATACGCAGCCATGATCACGCGAATGGACCGCAGCGTCGGCCGTGTCATGTCCCTGCTCTCCGAGCTCGGCCTCGAAGATGACACTCTCATTATGTTCTCCAGCGACAACGGCACAACATACTGCTGCGGTGTCGATTATGAGTTCTTTAACAGCGTCGGCGACTTCCGCGGCCTCAAAGGCAGTCTTTACGAAGGCGGCATCCGCGTTCCGATGATCGCAAAATGGCCCGGCCGCATAAAGCCCGGCACCACCACCGACCACATTTCCGCATTCTGGGATGTCCTGCCCACAATGTGCGACGTCCTAAACGCCGACAAACCCGCCGATACCGACGGCATATCATTCATGCCGATCCTGCTCGGCAAACCTGAACACCAGAAGCCTCACGAGTACCTCTACTGGGAATTCCCCAGCTACGGTTTCCAGCAGGCAGTCCGTATGGGCGACTGGAAGGGCTACAGGCGAAATCTCAAAAAGGATCCCGACCCCAAGCTCCAGCTTTACAATCTCAAAACCGATCCTTCCGAGCAGAATGATGTCGCCGACCAGCACCCCGAGGTCGTAAAGAACATAGAGACCATCATGAAAGAGGCTCATACGCCTAGCGAAAAATTCCCGCTTCTTCACGAGGAATTTCAGAAAAAGGCGTAG
- a CDS encoding LamG-like jellyroll fold domain-containing protein, whose protein sequence is MPFAGEQIAVNDILAGDKSLGDAADALIAGTDLKDNDLDGLKEHSKESESMWASDDPVDSLTFQLESSQELETVFVYNYNHPYLTGSGIKTADVQVWQDGSWKTVKKGFELEPAQGSEDYDMPSVIELEPVKTDKVRFANLITFNDAAPIGLSEVAFYKVRGPEAILISPEDDAKLRVSDSITLSWAPGRNAQQHEIHIGDSPDTLESMGTLETESAIVNGLERGKKYYWRVDSIDEQDNAHASRIRSFQLAGDIVGHWVFDGLEDGFAPDAVGERDAELSGNASIAPDAGKYWSALKLDGKSSAKILPLNLESDGVTITGWIKATEKPSGVTGLMMTRDAGTVAGINLLGSELRYHWDQGNWDWGSGLDIPTGQWTFVALVVQPQQATLYMHDGNEMQSSVHMGPHSAEEFYGDFGLGLDPGRNDRYFTGLMDDVRVYDYSLKPNEVESVCKNESMPSTGELAVVGVERSKLEPMSEQAGDTGEQSADDKNNMLPVLTIVGIIAGIGIFSAFVKRGKSD, encoded by the coding sequence ATGCCCTTTGCGGGCGAGCAGATCGCGGTCAACGACATTCTTGCAGGCGACAAGTCCCTGGGCGACGCTGCAGATGCGCTTATCGCGGGCACGGACCTCAAAGACAACGACCTCGACGGGCTGAAGGAGCATTCCAAAGAATCCGAATCCATGTGGGCCAGCGATGACCCCGTAGACTCACTCACGTTTCAGCTTGAAAGCTCGCAGGAACTTGAAACGGTTTTCGTCTACAACTACAACCATCCATACCTGACCGGGTCCGGCATAAAAACCGCTGACGTTCAGGTCTGGCAGGACGGTTCGTGGAAGACCGTCAAGAAGGGCTTCGAACTCGAACCCGCCCAGGGTTCGGAAGATTATGACATGCCCTCGGTGATCGAACTCGAACCCGTCAAGACGGATAAGGTGCGTTTCGCAAACCTGATCACCTTCAATGACGCAGCACCAATCGGTCTCAGCGAAGTCGCCTTCTACAAGGTCCGCGGCCCCGAGGCGATCCTCATTTCGCCCGAGGACGACGCGAAACTTCGCGTTTCCGACAGCATAACCCTTTCCTGGGCTCCGGGCAGAAATGCCCAGCAGCACGAGATCCACATCGGCGACAGCCCGGACACCCTCGAATCGATGGGCACGCTAGAGACCGAGTCCGCCATCGTCAACGGCCTGGAACGCGGCAAGAAGTACTACTGGCGAGTCGATTCAATCGACGAACAGGACAACGCCCATGCCAGCAGAATCCGCAGCTTCCAGCTAGCCGGCGACATCGTCGGTCACTGGGTTTTCGACGGCCTTGAGGACGGCTTCGCCCCCGACGCGGTCGGCGAACGCGATGCCGAACTATCAGGCAACGCATCCATTGCCCCTGATGCGGGCAAATACTGGAGCGCCCTAAAGCTCGACGGCAAAAGCAGTGCAAAGATCCTGCCGCTCAATCTTGAATCTGACGGCGTGACCATCACCGGCTGGATCAAAGCTACCGAAAAGCCCTCAGGCGTGACAGGTCTTATGATGACCCGCGATGCGGGCACCGTCGCAGGCATAAACCTGCTCGGATCGGAATTACGCTATCACTGGGACCAGGGCAACTGGGACTGGGGTTCAGGCCTGGATATACCCACTGGCCAGTGGACCTTCGTAGCACTTGTCGTCCAGCCGCAACAGGCCACGCTCTACATGCACGACGGCAATGAAATGCAGTCATCCGTCCACATGGGCCCTCACTCCGCTGAGGAATTCTACGGCGACTTCGGTCTGGGCCTCGACCCCGGTCGAAACGATCGTTACTTTACAGGCCTTATGGACGATGTCCGCGTATACGACTACTCGCTCAAGCCCAACGAAGTCGAATCGGTTTGCAAGAACGAGTCCATGCCCTCAACCGGCGAACTCGCTGTCGTTGGCGTCGAACGTTCAAAGCTTGAACCTATGTCCGAGCAGGCCGGCGACACCGGAGAACAGTCAGCCGATGACAAAAACAACATGCTGCCCGTTCTCACCATCGTCGGCATCATCGCCGGCATAGGCATCTTCAGCGCCTTCGTCAAACGAGGCAAATCCGACTAG